The Toxorhynchites rutilus septentrionalis strain SRP chromosome 3, ASM2978413v1, whole genome shotgun sequence genome includes a region encoding these proteins:
- the LOC129773201 gene encoding uncharacterized protein LOC129773201 → MTKESAVGLRKLIDTVSKNVDALKNLDLPVEGLGEMMLLNVLVKKFDLETRKAWGLNQKDNELADYNSTMEFLKERCKVYEKISRSSKVTTEVVKQLGTAGKTDTKVHSLVTTSEKCSHCKGDHEIWRCEVFKKIPVNEKYNSLRKSGSCFNCLEKGHVVGKCKLERSCKQCGKRHHTSLHPIEVHSEDSTLQQSNVVSKIDSSKPTIEVADTTATPTTSKSVLCTNVEADQDTLLATAIALIHGSGKRMMQCRAVLDSASHKHFITEAMVAKLGLKRKRANYTIVGIGGNQIAIQHKVHARIKSKVNDYESQCLELLVVKTITGDLPMQHFETAQLNIPENIQLADPEFNVPGQVDVLIGSGLFFKLIKQGQFQLADNLPAVQETSLGWIVSGLIPTNQLGIGGTLCTVVTEDDVGKLLERFWYFDSYDETTMTEHSSEDVCITHFLETYRRDESGRFFVRLPFNEAKEQLGDSETMARKRFYAVERRLNKNSDLKRQYVEFMNEYTKLGHMVEVTPSQNENPTEIFYLPHHCVLKPTSSTTKLRVVFDGSAESSTGVSVNQTQMVGPTVQNDLVSIHLKFRTFQYAISADIPKMYRQVGIDDDFLRIFWRNSSDDALKVYALKTVTYGLASSPFLATMALRQLANDEEQRYPLAATTVKKSFYIDDMLADANSLEESMELLRQVIGLLNDGGFDIHKVCSNSKEILKMVPEEKREKFGVIEDAAVNGLMKTLGIVWNPDSDVFTFRIAEALQSTHFTKRMILSEISRIFDPLGFLGPVITIAKLFMRELWLLELHSDDVLSQNLAELWIEFRERLQALNGLEIPRCVLSRHCISVELHGFADASDLAYGACLYARSVFQDGTAEMKLVCSKSRILPKKQESKKEVTTPRGELQAALLLSRLAVKLIAAMEIQFGSVVLWSDSQIVLCWIKKVPNLLKIYVGNRVKEIQMLTNEFSWRYIQSKLNPADLISRGVQPNQLRGNEMWWTGPEILKQANFETEDPPPTQEADIPELRGVALFNTNVRYRLKIFDSISRFSIMQRSMAYVIRFTNYIRSGRQYISKGLPTTDEMRRALLLIVRLIQKECFGDEIRALKEEKNFNHSLKCLNPFIDERDDTLRVGVMLKYHMAASISFCYLPDIL, encoded by the coding sequence ATGACAAAGGAAAGCGCAGTAGGTCTTCGGAAGCTTATTGACACAGTTTCGAAAAACGTCGACGCTTTAAAGAATCTGGATTTGCCGGTGGAAGGATTGGGGGAAATGATGCTCTTGAACGTGCTTGTGAAAAAATTCGACCTTGAGACACGTAAAGCGTGGGGATTAAATCAAAAGGACAATGAGTTAGCGGATTATAATTCCACAATGGAATTTCTCAAAGAAAGGTGTAaggtgtatgaaaaaataagtcGTAGTAGCAAGGTGACAACAGAAGTGGTGAAACAATTAGGTACCGCTGGAAAAACGGACACAAAGGTACACAGCCTTGTTACTACCAGTGAGAAGTGTTCGCACTGTAAGGGAGATCATGAAATCTGGAGGTGTGAAGTTTTTAAGAAAATACCAGtgaatgaaaaatacaattctCTACGCAAGAGTGGTTCCTGTTTCAACTGTTTGGAGAAGGGACACGTCGTAGGAAAGTGTAAATTGGAGCGGTCGTGCAAGCAGTGTGGCAAACGTCATCATACGTCACTGCATCCCATCGAAGTGCATTCAGAGGATTCGACGTTACAACAATCGAACGTTGTATCCAAAATAGATTCATCGAAACCAACGATAGAGGTCGCTGATACTACGGCGACGCCAACAACCAGCAAATCTGTTCTTTGCACGAATGTCGAAGCTGACCAAGACACATTACTGGCCACAGCCATTGCACTCATCCACGGTTCTGGGAAGAGAATGATGCAGTGCAGGGCAGTACTGGATTCTGCTTCACATAAGCATTTTATCACGGAAGCTATGGTAGCTAAGCTTGGATTAAAGCGAAAAAGGGCCAATTATACGATCGTTGGTATTGGTGGCAACCAGATAGCCATCCAGCACAAAGTGCACGCGAGAATCAAATCGAAAGTGAATGACTATGAGTCACAGTGTCTTGAGCTCTTGGTCGTGAAGACAATCACAGGTGATCTTCCAATGCAGCATTTCGAAACTGCCCAACTGAATATTCCAGAAAACATTCAGCTGGCTGATCCTGAATTCAACGTACCCGGTCAGGTAGACGTCTTGATCGGATCAGGTTTATTCTTCAAGCTCATCAAACAAGGACAGTTTCAGTTGGCGGATAATTTGCCTGCTGTACAAGAAACTTCGCTCGGTTGGATCGTGAGTGGCTTAATTCCAACTAACCAATTGGGAATTGGCGGTACGCTTTGCACGGTAGTAACTGAAGATGATGTCGGTAAGTTACTTGAACGATTTTGGTACTTTGATTCTTACGACGAAACAACAATGACGGAACATTCATCGGAAGACGTTTGCATCACTCATTTCCTTGAGACGTATAGACGTGACGAAAGCGGCAGATTTTTCGTTCGGCTACCTTTCAATGAAGCGAAGGAGCAGCTTGGCGATTCCGAAACCATGGCCAGAAAAAGATTTTATGCAGTTGAACGACGATTGAATAAGAATTCGGATTTGAAACGACAATATGTTGAATTTATGAACGAGTATACGAAGTTAGGTCACATGGTGGAAGTTACGCCTTCGCAGAATGAAAATCCGactgaaatattttatttacccCATCATTGCGTACTGAAACCGACTAGCTCAACCACTAAACTTCGTGTGGTTTTTGATGGTTCTGCGGAATCGTCGACAGGAGTGTCCGTCAATCAAACCCAAATGGTTGGTCCGACGGTGCAGAATGACTTGGTGTCGATTCACTTGAAGTTTAGAACGTTCCAGTATGCGATCAGCGCAGATATCCCGAAAATGTATCGACAGGTTGGGATAGATGACGATTTTTTGCGTATTTTTTGGAGAAACAGTAGTGATGATGCCTTGAAGGTTTATGCATTGAAAACAGTGACGTACGGTCTCGCATCATCGCCATTTTTAGCAACGATGGCATTGAGACAACTGGCTAATGACGAAGAACAACGATATCCGCTTGCCGCCACGACTGTGAAGAAATCTTTTTATATCGATGATATGCTCGCCGATGCGAATTCTTTGGAAGAATCCATGGAGCTGCTGCGACAGGTGATCGGCTTGCTGAACGACGGTGGGTTCGACATACACAAGGTTTGCTCGAACTCAAAGGAGATATTGAAAATGGTTCCCGAAGAGAAACGAGAAAAATTTGGAGTAATTGAAGACGCTGCTGTAAACGGCTTGATGAAGACACTCGGAATCGTGTGGAATCCTGACAGTGATGTATTTACATTCCGGATTGCTGAAGCACTTCAATCGACACATTTCACAAAGAGGATGATCTTGAGCGAAATTTCCAGAATTTTCGATCCACTGGGTTTCCTTGGTCCGGTGATTACAATAGCGAAATTATTCATGAGGGAACTGTGGCTTCTTGAACTACATTCGGACGACGTTCTGTCACAAAATTTGGCGGAATTGTGGATAGAATTTCGTGAGCGACTGCAAGCACTGAACGGATTGGAGATTCCACGTTGTGTATTGAGTAGACATTGCATTAGTGTCGAGCTACATGGATTCGCTGATGCATCCGATCTTGCGTATGGAGCTTGTCTCTACGCTCGATCAGTGTTCCAGGATGGAACGGCTGAAATGAAATTGGTTTGCAGTAAATCGAGAATACTACCAAAAAAACAGGAGTCGAAAAAGGAAGTTACCACACCGCGTGGGGAGCTACAAGCAGCTCTTCTATTGTCTCGTCTTGCTGTAAAATTGATTGCTGCCATGGAGATTCAGTTTGGGTCCGTTGTTTTATGGAGCGATTCTCAGATAGTTCTCTGCTGGATCAAGAAGGTCCCAAATTTACTGAAGATCTACGTTGGGAATCGTGTAAAGGAAATCCAAATGTTGACGAATGAGTTTAGCTGGCGATACATTCAATCTAAATTGAACCCCGCCGATCTTATATCCAGAGGGGTCCAACCGAATCAACTGCGAGGAAATGAAATGTGGTGGACCGGTCCGGAAATCTTGAAACAAGCCAACTTTGAAACGGAAGATCCACCGCCGACTCAGGAAGCTGATATTCCAGAATTACGAGGAGTTGCTCTCTTCAACACGAACGTTCGCTATAGATTGAAGATATTCGACAGCATCAGCAGGTTTTCGATTATGCAGAGATCTATGGCATATGTGATTCGTTTCACGAACTATATAAGAAGTGGTAGGCAGTACATATCAAAGGGGTTGCCTACTACTGACGAAATGAGGCGTGCATTGCTGCTGATAGTCCGACTGATCCAGAAAGAGTGTTTTGGAGATGAAATTCGTGCACTAAAGGAAGAGAAGAATTTTAATCATTCACTAAAATGCTTGAACCCTTTCATTGATGAAAGAGATGATACACTACGTGTAGGAGTCATGCTCAAATACCATATGGCAGCAAGCATCAGCTTCTGTTACCTGCCAGACATCCTGTGA